GTATTGCCTCGTCGTAACGTTTTTCCCAGTAGAGGGCGTCGGCGAGGGAGCGCATGGTCGGGAAATCCTTCGGATGCCTGGAGAGTATCTGCCTATACGCCTCGATCGCCTCCTCGCGCTGCCCTGTCCAGGCCATTATGTCGGCCAGCCCCCTGACCGCGAAGCGGTTGTGAGGGTCGACGGCAAGGAGCGCCTCGAAGATCTTCCGTGCCACGCCGTAGTTTCCTGTCCAGAGCGCGGCAAGCCCCAGCTCCTGAAGGGCCTTCCTGAAGCCTGGCCGCAGGGAGACCGCCTTTGCGAGGTAGGGGAGCGCTTCCTGGGGCATCCTCTGTTCGATGAATCTGTGGCCCTTTGCGTAGTCTATGCCAGCCTGGTTGAAGAGGTGAAATGCGACGGTGGTGAGCGCCGCAGTCGCGATCAGCGCAGCGGCGAATAAGACGTATTTGCCCTTGCCCCCCATAGAAACTGATAGATATTTCAAGATGAGCCATATGCCAAGTGATTTGAGGTGTTTTGGCGCTCTCCTCCAGCCCCTTGCGCTCGTCGCCTCCAGCAGGCATTATCCGCTCATGGCGCTGATCGATTTCAGAAGGCCGCTGCTCCTGGCCACCGCCTCACCGGCCAGGCGCAGGCTCGTGGCCGACGCGGGGTTTGAGTTCGACACCCAGATCGTCTCGATCGACGAGGCGGCGCTCCCGGGCGAGGGCTTATTCGCCTATGTGGAGAGGCTGGCCCGCGCCAAGGCGGAGGCGGCAGTTCCACCCTCGCTCGACTGCGTAGTCGTCGCCGTGGACACGGCGATAGGGCTCGGAGGGGAGATAATAGGAAAGCCATCGGACGAGGCGCATGCCCGCGCGATACTGCGCAAGCTCTCCGGCCGCGCGCACGAGGTGGCGAGCGCGATCGCGGTGAGGGATCTCGCGGCCGCGACCCTCGACGCGAAGGTCACGGTGACGAAGGTCGAGTTCGTAAAGATGCCGGCCGGGATGATCGACTGGTACATCGCTTCCGGCGAGTGGCAGGGCAGGGCCGGCGCCTACGCC
Above is a genomic segment from Pseudomonadota bacterium containing:
- the maf gene encoding septum formation protein Maf, encoding MPSDLRCFGALLQPLALVASSRHYPLMALIDFRRPLLLATASPARRRLVADAGFEFDTQIVSIDEAALPGEGLFAYVERLARAKAEAAVPPSLDCVVVAVDTAIGLGGEIIGKPSDEAHARAILRKLSGRAHEVASAIAVRDLAAATLDAKVTVTKVEFVKMPAGMIDWYIASGEWQGRAGAYAIQGKGACLVNRVEGCFTNVIGISMPALFEMLGKAEARS